The following coding sequences are from one Streptomyces sp. V3I7 window:
- a CDS encoding damage-control phosphatase ARMT1 family protein, giving the protein MPDTPAAPSSPVILGNEPGSFPHSVLAERHPAIIRQVRDAFPYGPAQHRALDALLRNCTEGTIEPLPADAPDRHRWRAWGMDAYAGRSWFDVPWLWSESYFYRQLLQAVDWFGPDPWQGIDPFRPFKLAELDAKETDEELAALDGLEDRPRDERARALLHGSLWGNRADLGFRLSAAGAEATEAAPGLVADDSEVLWSLLPPSGAGTLCLVADNAGRELIPDLLLIAHLLAEGRIERAVLHVKPYPYYVSDATTADVVDALRRLTSAPGAAQEYGRRLWAAMGDGRLDVRAHPFSCSPLPYADMPDDLRADFAAAALTIVKGDLNYRRLVGDRMWPPTTSFRKVTAYWPGPVTALRTLKSDVITGLDGDTEAALVAAEGRRWRTGGTHALIQVKP; this is encoded by the coding sequence ATGCCCGACACCCCCGCCGCGCCGTCGTCGCCCGTCATCCTCGGCAACGAACCCGGATCGTTCCCCCACAGCGTGCTGGCCGAGCGGCACCCCGCGATCATCCGTCAGGTGCGGGACGCCTTCCCCTACGGTCCCGCGCAGCACCGCGCGCTCGACGCACTGCTGAGGAACTGCACCGAGGGCACGATCGAACCGCTCCCCGCCGATGCGCCCGACCGTCACCGGTGGCGCGCTTGGGGGATGGACGCGTACGCCGGGCGGTCCTGGTTCGACGTGCCGTGGCTGTGGTCCGAGAGCTACTTCTACCGCCAACTCCTCCAGGCCGTCGACTGGTTCGGGCCGGACCCCTGGCAGGGCATCGACCCCTTCCGGCCGTTCAAGCTGGCCGAGCTCGACGCCAAGGAGACGGACGAGGAACTGGCCGCCCTCGACGGGCTGGAGGACCGGCCGAGGGACGAGCGGGCGCGGGCCCTGCTGCACGGCTCGCTCTGGGGCAACCGCGCCGACCTGGGCTTCCGGCTCTCCGCGGCCGGTGCCGAGGCGACGGAGGCCGCCCCGGGACTGGTCGCCGACGACAGCGAGGTCCTGTGGTCGCTGCTCCCGCCCTCGGGCGCCGGCACGCTCTGCCTGGTCGCCGACAACGCGGGCCGCGAACTCATCCCCGACCTGCTGCTGATCGCCCACCTCCTCGCCGAGGGGCGGATCGAGCGGGCCGTCCTGCACGTCAAGCCGTACCCCTACTACGTCTCCGACGCCACGACAGCCGACGTGGTCGACGCCCTGCGCCGGCTCACCTCGGCGCCGGGCGCGGCCCAGGAGTACGGGCGGCGGCTGTGGGCGGCGATGGGCGACGGACGTCTCGACGTGCGGGCGCACCCGTTCTCCTGCTCCCCGCTGCCGTACGCCGACATGCCCGACGACCTGCGCGCCGACTTCGCGGCGGCCGCGCTCACCATCGTCAAGGGCGACCTCAACTACCGGCGTCTTGTGGGCGATCGGATGTGGCCGCCGACCACGTCCTTCCGGAAGGTGACCGCCTACTGGCCGGGCCCGGTCACCGCCCTGCGCACGCTCAAGTCCGATGTGATCACCGGCCTCGACGGGGACACCGAGGCGGCACTCGTCGCCGCGGAGGGCCGGCGCTGGCGCACCGGGGGCACGCACGCGCTGATCCAGGTGAAGCCCTGA
- the cyc2 gene encoding germacradienol/geosmin synthase Cyc2, whose protein sequence is MTQPFELPHFYMPYPARLNSHLDEARAHSTAWAREMGMLEGSGIWDQADLEAHDYGLLCAYTHPDCDGTALSLITDWYVWVFFFDDHFLDMFKRTQDRAAGKAHLDRLPLFMPLDLATPVPEPENPVEAGLADLWARTVPKMSVDWRRRFAVATEHLLNESMWELSNINEGRIANPVEYIEMRRKVGGAPWSAGLVEYATAEVPAAVARSRPLRVLMETFSDAVHLRNDLFSYQREVEDEGENSNGVLVLETFFGCTTQEAAETVNDILTSRLHQFEHTALTEVPALALEKGLTPDQVAAVAAYTKGLQDWQSGGHEWHLRSSRYMNQGAVPDSPLAGLSGRPGTSAADVGALLAKAAAERLRRYSHVPFQKVGPSLLPDIYMPYQLELSPELDGARERLTGWTCRMGLLQEGVWDEDKLAAYDLALCAAGLDPDATAEALDLSSQWLAWGTYADDYYPLVFGHRRDMAGAKLATARLSACMPVAGEPPLPDPAIGMERGLVDLWARTTAAMTPDQRRTLKRAVEVMTESWLWELANQMQNRVPDPVDYLEMRRATFGSDLTLSLCRMGHGPAIPPEVYAAGPVRSLENAAIDYACLLNDVFSYQKEIEYEGEIHNSVLVVQNFFGIDYPTALGVVHDLMTQRMRQFEHVVASELPVVYDDLDLSSEARRAMDAYVADLQNWMAGILNWHRNVNRYKAEWLGRRAHGFLPDRAPALALPVG, encoded by the coding sequence ATGACGCAGCCCTTCGAACTCCCGCACTTCTACATGCCGTACCCCGCGCGGCTGAACTCGCACCTCGACGAGGCGCGCGCCCACTCGACCGCCTGGGCGCGCGAGATGGGCATGCTGGAGGGCTCGGGGATCTGGGACCAGGCCGATCTCGAGGCGCACGACTACGGACTGCTGTGCGCCTACACCCATCCCGACTGCGACGGGACCGCCCTCTCGCTGATCACCGACTGGTACGTGTGGGTCTTCTTCTTCGACGACCACTTCCTGGACATGTTCAAGCGCACCCAGGACCGCGCCGCCGGCAAGGCCCACCTCGACCGGCTGCCGCTGTTCATGCCGCTCGACCTCGCCACCCCGGTGCCCGAGCCGGAGAACCCGGTCGAGGCGGGCCTCGCCGACCTGTGGGCGCGCACGGTGCCGAAGATGTCCGTCGACTGGCGCAGGCGGTTCGCCGTGGCCACCGAGCACCTGCTGAACGAGTCGATGTGGGAGCTGTCCAACATCAACGAGGGGCGGATCGCCAACCCCGTCGAGTACATCGAGATGCGCCGCAAGGTCGGCGGCGCGCCCTGGTCGGCGGGACTGGTGGAGTACGCGACCGCCGAAGTGCCCGCCGCCGTCGCGCGGTCGAGGCCGCTGAGGGTGCTCATGGAGACCTTTTCCGACGCCGTGCACCTGCGCAACGACCTGTTCTCATACCAGCGGGAGGTGGAGGACGAGGGCGAGAACAGCAACGGCGTGCTCGTCCTGGAGACCTTCTTCGGCTGCACCACCCAGGAGGCCGCCGAGACGGTCAACGACATCCTCACCTCGCGACTGCACCAGTTCGAGCACACCGCGCTCACCGAAGTGCCCGCGCTCGCCCTGGAGAAGGGCCTCACCCCCGACCAGGTCGCGGCGGTGGCGGCGTACACCAAGGGGCTCCAGGACTGGCAGTCGGGCGGCCACGAATGGCACCTGCGCTCCAGCCGCTACATGAACCAGGGCGCCGTCCCGGACTCGCCGCTGGCCGGTCTCTCCGGGCGCCCCGGCACCTCCGCCGCGGACGTCGGCGCCCTCCTCGCCAAGGCCGCCGCGGAGCGTCTGCGCCGCTACTCGCACGTTCCGTTCCAGAAGGTCGGCCCGTCCCTGCTGCCCGACATCTACATGCCCTACCAACTGGAGCTGTCCCCGGAGCTGGACGGCGCCCGTGAGCGTCTCACCGGGTGGACGTGCCGGATGGGCCTGCTCCAGGAGGGCGTCTGGGACGAGGACAAGCTCGCAGCCTACGACCTTGCGCTGTGCGCGGCCGGCCTGGACCCGGACGCCACTGCCGAGGCCCTGGACCTCAGTTCGCAGTGGCTCGCCTGGGGTACGTACGCCGACGACTACTACCCGCTCGTGTTCGGCCACCGGCGCGACATGGCGGGCGCGAAGCTGGCCACGGCACGCCTGTCGGCCTGCATGCCCGTCGCCGGGGAACCGCCGCTGCCCGACCCGGCCATCGGCATGGAACGCGGACTTGTCGACCTGTGGGCCCGTACGACCGCCGCCATGACCCCCGACCAGCGCCGCACCCTGAAACGGGCAGTCGAGGTGATGACCGAGAGCTGGCTGTGGGAGCTGGCCAACCAGATGCAGAACCGCGTCCCGGACCCCGTCGACTACCTGGAGATGCGCCGCGCCACCTTCGGCTCCGACCTCACCCTGAGCCTGTGCCGCATGGGACACGGCCCCGCGATCCCGCCGGAGGTGTACGCCGCCGGGCCCGTGCGCTCGCTGGAGAACGCCGCCATCGACTACGCGTGCCTGCTCAACGACGTCTTCTCGTACCAGAAGGAGATCGAGTACGAGGGCGAGATCCACAACTCCGTCCTCGTCGTGCAGAACTTCTTCGGCATCGACTACCCGACCGCGCTCGGCGTCGTGCACGACCTCATGACCCAGCGGATGCGGCAGTTCGAGCACGTCGTCGCGAGCGAACTCCCGGTCGTGTACGACGACCTCGACCTGTCGTCCGAGGCGCGCCGGGCCATGGACGCCTACGTGGCCGACCTGCAGAACTGGATGGCCGGCATCCTCAACTGGCACCGCAACGTCAACCGCTACAAGGCCGAGTGGCTGGGCCGCCGGGCCCACGGCTTCCTCCCGGACCGCGCTCCCGCCCTCGCCCTGCCCGTCGGCTGA
- a CDS encoding PDZ domain-containing protein: protein MEQQTALRPRPMPGRGPRDGATPGLAATRHPHAARRRGRRLRALVFGLFAGTVLVLSGVGLGTVGATVIGASKLAAVQRRPPPPPQRPAPAPSAAPAPVATATLGVEAVDGEGTGALVIAVHMPGPGYTAGLVRGDVLLYFGRTRIDSAAGLARAVDGARAGEEVTLTLRHRSGGYQQLTVVPGIVT from the coding sequence ATGGAGCAGCAGACCGCGTTGCGGCCCCGGCCCATGCCGGGCCGGGGACCTCGTGACGGCGCGACCCCCGGCCTCGCGGCCACCCGGCACCCGCACGCCGCCCGGCGACGCGGCCGACGGCTCAGGGCCCTGGTGTTCGGCCTGTTCGCCGGGACGGTCCTGGTCCTGTCCGGGGTCGGCCTCGGGACGGTCGGCGCCACGGTGATCGGCGCGAGCAAGCTCGCCGCCGTCCAGCGCCGGCCCCCGCCCCCTCCGCAGCGCCCCGCCCCGGCCCCCTCCGCCGCCCCGGCCCCGGTCGCCACCGCCACCCTCGGCGTCGAGGCCGTGGACGGCGAGGGGACGGGAGCCCTGGTCATCGCCGTCCATATGCCCGGACCGGGCTACACGGCGGGTCTCGTACGCGGCGACGTACTCCTCTATTTCGGCCGCACCCGCATCGACTCCGCCGCCGGCCTCGCCCGCGCCGTGGACGGCGCCCGCGCCGGTGAGGAGGTCACCCTCACGCTGCGCCACCGCAGCGGCGGCTACCAGCAGTTGACGGTCGTCCCCGGCATCGTCACCTGA
- a CDS encoding aminopeptidase P family protein — translation MTGSTPAPFTADDYRARMERATGAAADAGLAGLLVAPGPDMVWLTGYAPTAATERLTLLVLAPGQSPVLVVPALEAPDAEKAAGAPALTFRDWTDGKDPYALTAGLLGGSGRLGISDNAWAMHLLGLQQALPATSYASLTEALPMLRAVKDAAELELMAAAGAAADQAFEEIRKVPFAGRRESDIGRDLADLLLRFGHSQVDFTVVGSGPNSANPHHEVGDRVIRRGDMVVLDFGGLKDGYGSDTSRTVHVGEPTDEEREVHDLVRAAQEAGFRAVRPGAACQDVDRAARAVIDDAGYGRYFIHRTGHGIGVTTHEPPYMIEGEEQPLVPGMCFSVEPGVYLPGRFGVRIEDIVTVTEDGGRRLNNTTRDLVVVD, via the coding sequence ATGACCGGCAGTACGCCCGCCCCCTTCACCGCCGACGACTACCGGGCCCGCATGGAACGGGCCACCGGCGCCGCCGCCGACGCCGGGCTGGCTGGACTGCTCGTCGCCCCGGGGCCGGACATGGTGTGGCTCACCGGCTACGCGCCGACCGCCGCCACCGAACGGCTCACCCTGCTCGTCCTCGCGCCGGGACAGAGCCCGGTGCTCGTCGTGCCCGCGCTGGAGGCGCCGGACGCGGAGAAGGCGGCCGGGGCGCCCGCGCTGACGTTCCGCGACTGGACCGACGGCAAGGACCCCTACGCCCTCACCGCCGGACTCCTCGGCGGCAGCGGGCGGCTCGGCATCAGCGACAACGCCTGGGCGATGCACCTGCTCGGCCTCCAGCAGGCGCTGCCCGCCACCTCCTACGCCTCCCTCACCGAGGCACTGCCGATGCTGCGCGCCGTGAAGGACGCGGCCGAGCTGGAGCTGATGGCCGCCGCGGGTGCGGCCGCGGATCAGGCGTTCGAGGAGATCCGGAAGGTTCCCTTCGCCGGCCGCCGCGAGTCCGACATCGGCCGCGACCTGGCCGACCTGCTGCTGCGCTTCGGGCACTCCCAGGTCGACTTCACCGTGGTGGGCTCCGGCCCCAACAGCGCGAACCCGCACCACGAGGTCGGCGACCGCGTCATCCGGCGCGGTGACATGGTCGTCCTCGACTTCGGCGGTCTGAAGGACGGTTACGGCTCCGACACCAGCCGCACCGTGCACGTCGGCGAGCCCACCGACGAGGAGCGCGAGGTCCACGACCTCGTGCGCGCCGCCCAGGAGGCGGGCTTCCGGGCGGTCCGGCCCGGAGCCGCCTGCCAGGACGTCGACCGCGCCGCCCGCGCGGTCATCGACGACGCGGGGTACGGCCGGTACTTCATCCACCGCACCGGCCACGGCATCGGCGTCACCACGCACGAGCCGCCGTACATGATCGAGGGCGAGGAGCAGCCCCTCGTGCCCGGCATGTGCTTCTCCGTGGAGCCCGGCGTCTACCTGCCCGGCCGCTTCGGGGTGCGCATCGAGGACATCGTCACGGTGACCGAGGACGGCGGCCGCCGCCTCAACAACACCACCCGTGACCTGGTCGTGGTGGACTGA
- a CDS encoding phosphotransferase, which yields MTQAPTPTADTVRRLVRSLLKDGADEALEPDVRPVAEGGHFTWWVGARHVLRLAPDREAAVRRRRELRVRDLVRPHLPVAVPASVAHGEWTPGLTYTLDTRVAGSTADEHAVSAVGEADLAGLLTGLRQVPVRQAETLGVPRAAPRSLDALRRMAVPAAERLGAADEFDPARLRQLTAAGAAQLAAQTGAAVLVHHHLKGEHLVISADGRVRGVLGWTDVAVGDPAEDIAGLVLAVGSGPAVRAATLAGYGARPCLRGLWLARCDTVLRLQDRLDGRGTAPLPLLRTQLRHAWEPILLERATEFREEGADQEP from the coding sequence ATGACCCAGGCACCGACCCCCACCGCGGACACCGTCCGCCGACTGGTCCGTTCGCTGCTGAAGGACGGCGCGGACGAGGCCCTGGAGCCCGACGTGCGACCCGTCGCCGAGGGCGGGCACTTCACGTGGTGGGTGGGTGCCCGCCACGTGCTGCGGCTCGCCCCCGACCGGGAGGCCGCCGTGCGCCGGCGCCGCGAGCTGCGCGTACGCGACCTCGTCCGCCCGCACCTCCCGGTCGCCGTCCCGGCGAGCGTGGCGCACGGCGAGTGGACGCCGGGACTGACGTACACGCTCGACACCCGGGTCGCCGGGAGCACCGCCGACGAGCACGCCGTCTCGGCCGTCGGCGAGGCCGACCTGGCCGGCCTCCTCACCGGGCTGCGCCAGGTGCCCGTACGGCAGGCCGAGACCCTCGGCGTGCCGCGCGCCGCGCCGCGCTCGCTGGACGCGCTGCGCCGGATGGCCGTGCCCGCCGCCGAACGCCTCGGCGCCGCCGACGAGTTCGACCCGGCCCGGCTGCGCCAGCTCACCGCGGCCGGAGCGGCGCAGCTCGCCGCCCAGACCGGTGCCGCGGTCCTGGTGCACCACCACCTCAAGGGCGAGCACCTCGTGATCAGCGCCGACGGGAGGGTGCGCGGCGTCCTCGGCTGGACCGACGTGGCCGTCGGCGACCCCGCCGAGGACATCGCGGGACTCGTCCTCGCCGTCGGCTCGGGACCGGCGGTCCGCGCCGCCACCCTCGCCGGCTACGGCGCCCGCCCCTGCCTGCGCGGCCTCTGGCTCGCCCGCTGTGACACCGTCCTGCGCCTCCAGGACCGCCTCGACGGCCGAGGCACGGCACCCCTGCCGCTCCTCAGGACCCAACTGCGGCACGCCTGGGAGCCGATCCTGCTGGAGCGGGCGACGGAGTTCCGGGAGGAGGGGGCGGACCAGGAGCCGTGA
- the treZ gene encoding malto-oligosyltrehalose trehalohydrolase, which translates to MRFEVWAPQADGVTLHCDGARRALERDQERAGWWAGEAAAADGSRYGFALDDGPVLPDPRSRRQPDGPDGLSAVVDHGRHVWRTEWEGRPLPGAVLYELHVGTYTPEGTLDAAAERLGHLAELGVTHVELMPLTPFPGRHGWGYDGVSPWAVHEPYGGPEALKRFVDRAHELGLGVVLDVVHNHLGPSGNHLPAFGPYFTQTHTTPWGAAVNLDAPGSDEVRTYFVQSALAWLRDYRLDGLRLDAVHALHDTRARHFLEELSKAVDDLSAELGRPLFLIAESDLNDPRLITPRAQHGLGLNAQWNDDFHHAVHTALTGESQGYYADFARAPFAALAKTLTGGFFHDGTYSAFRGRGHGRPLDRTRVAGHRLLGYSQTHDQVGNRAQGDRLSASLSPGLLAGAATLTLTAPFTPMLFMGEEWAAATPWQFFTDHTDPELAAAVRQGRRREFAAHGWAEEDVPDPQDPATRDRSCLDWSEPRREPHARVLDWYRRLIALRRDQPDLTDPDLADTKVAYDEEGRWLAFRRGDVLVAVNLGKEPAAIPVGTRRAVVLAAWDEVEAPGPDGLLHVPGESCAVLAQS; encoded by the coding sequence GTGCGTTTCGAGGTGTGGGCACCGCAGGCAGACGGGGTGACGCTCCATTGCGACGGCGCCAGGCGCGCGTTGGAGCGCGATCAGGAGCGGGCCGGCTGGTGGGCCGGGGAGGCGGCGGCGGCCGACGGCTCGCGTTACGGGTTCGCGCTGGACGACGGTCCGGTGCTGCCCGACCCGCGCTCGCGCCGCCAGCCGGACGGCCCCGACGGGCTGAGCGCGGTCGTGGACCACGGGCGCCACGTGTGGCGTACGGAGTGGGAGGGGCGCCCGCTGCCCGGGGCGGTGCTGTACGAGCTGCACGTGGGCACGTACACCCCGGAGGGCACCCTGGACGCGGCCGCGGAGCGGCTCGGGCATCTCGCGGAACTCGGCGTCACCCACGTGGAGTTGATGCCGTTGACGCCCTTCCCGGGGCGGCACGGCTGGGGGTACGACGGGGTGTCCCCGTGGGCCGTGCACGAGCCGTACGGAGGGCCCGAGGCGCTGAAGCGGTTCGTCGACCGGGCGCACGAGTTGGGGCTGGGCGTGGTCCTGGACGTCGTCCACAACCACCTGGGGCCCTCGGGGAACCATCTGCCCGCGTTCGGGCCGTACTTCACGCAGACGCACACCACCCCGTGGGGCGCCGCCGTCAACCTCGACGCGCCCGGCTCCGACGAGGTGCGTACGTACTTCGTTCAGAGTGCGCTGGCCTGGCTGCGGGACTACCGGCTCGACGGGCTGCGGCTGGACGCGGTGCACGCGCTGCACGACACGCGCGCGCGGCACTTCCTGGAGGAGCTGTCGAAGGCCGTGGACGACCTCTCCGCGGAGCTGGGCCGGCCGCTGTTCCTGATCGCCGAGTCCGATCTCAACGACCCCCGGCTCATCACCCCGCGCGCGCAGCACGGCCTGGGCCTGAACGCGCAGTGGAACGACGACTTCCACCACGCCGTGCACACCGCGCTGACGGGTGAGTCCCAGGGCTACTACGCCGACTTCGCGCGCGCCCCGTTCGCCGCCCTCGCCAAGACCCTGACCGGCGGCTTCTTCCACGACGGCACCTACTCGGCCTTCCGGGGCCGCGGTCACGGCCGCCCGCTGGACCGCACGAGGGTGGCCGGGCACCGGCTGCTCGGCTACAGCCAGACCCACGACCAGGTCGGCAACCGCGCCCAGGGCGACCGTCTGTCGGCGTCCCTCTCTCCCGGTCTGCTGGCCGGCGCGGCCACGCTCACCCTGACCGCACCGTTCACGCCCATGCTGTTCATGGGCGAGGAGTGGGCGGCCGCCACCCCGTGGCAGTTCTTCACCGACCACACCGACCCGGAGCTGGCGGCGGCCGTACGGCAGGGCAGGCGGCGTGAGTTCGCGGCGCACGGCTGGGCCGAGGAGGACGTACCCGATCCGCAGGACCCGGCGACCCGCGACCGCTCCTGCCTGGACTGGTCGGAGCCGCGGCGCGAGCCCCACGCGCGCGTGCTGGACTGGTACCGCCGGCTGATCGCCCTGCGCCGCGACCAGCCGGACCTGACCGATCCCGACCTCGCCGACACCAAGGTGGCCTACGACGAGGAGGGCCGCTGGCTCGCCTTCCGGCGCGGGGACGTCCTGGTGGCCGTCAACCTCGGCAAGGAGCCGGCGGCGATCCCCGTGGGCACCCGCCGGGCCGTGGTGCTGGCGGCGTGGGACGAGGTCGAGGCACCCGGGCCGGACGGGCTGCTGCACGTGCCCGGCGAGTCGTGCGCGGTGCTGGCACAGAGCTGA
- a CDS encoding DUF1707 and FHA domain-containing protein: MTTSSEFPTIAPRLSDAERDKALRALRDGVAAGRLSHDTFVRRMELVLVARRTDELAALTADLPGERPRFSRVFFGTVEAVSGFPGRLRAAWQAERLPKLLLPHAASTGPLCIGRGPGSGLRLNHETVSRAHAELSLQGGTWVLRDLGSTNGTTVNGRRVVGVAVVREGDQVGFGHVAFRLSAH, from the coding sequence GTGACGACGTCCTCCGAGTTCCCCACCATCGCCCCGCGTCTGTCGGACGCGGAGCGCGACAAGGCGCTCCGGGCGCTGCGTGACGGCGTCGCCGCGGGCCGGCTGTCGCACGACACGTTCGTCCGCCGCATGGAGCTGGTGCTGGTGGCGCGCCGGACCGACGAACTCGCCGCGCTCACCGCCGACCTGCCCGGCGAACGCCCCCGCTTCTCACGGGTGTTCTTCGGCACGGTCGAGGCCGTCTCCGGCTTCCCGGGCCGGCTGCGCGCCGCCTGGCAGGCCGAACGGCTGCCCAAGCTGCTGCTCCCACACGCCGCGAGCACCGGCCCGCTGTGCATCGGCCGGGGCCCGGGCAGCGGCCTGCGGCTGAACCACGAGACGGTGTCCCGCGCCCACGCCGAACTCAGTCTCCAGGGCGGTACGTGGGTCCTCAGGGACCTCGGCTCGACCAACGGCACGACCGTGAACGGGCGCCGGGTCGTGGGCGTCGCCGTCGTCCGCGAGGGCGACCAGGTCGGCTTCGGACACGTCGCCTTCCGGCTCTCCGCCCACTGA
- a CDS encoding M14 family zinc carboxypeptidase, whose translation MDELGARAAALVTRRPGDARLRRIGTSRAGAPLWLLSIGHGSRNVLVVAGPHANEPVGGATALNLAERALADPRLTEGADATWNLLLCLDPDGSRRNEGWLGGPYTLGRYFRNFFRPGFLEQPEWLPDGAAAAALPETRALLAVQDELRPLLQCSLHGVDVGGGFAELTCDLPGLAPRLARIAARLGIPRELGAYDALYWPVLGPAVYRIPPPHRGDLAAAITEAAVESTWFHPHRHGTVTAVVEAPMWGVAAVEDAAPATDREPVLRTVSHALRRDTRLLDGILGRLRPRLAPTPDTAALLAAIDDYLLVCPGLADAWDPDRAASQARPLPPFTNGHLAALRIAWRRLTLRTAGLLHRLALSVGHDAAAELDRLIDTWCADYGPDGCRARWIPVARQAEYQTRVVLGTFELALRYGGVRSRSGESDWGRETAVPMHRE comes from the coding sequence GTGGACGAGCTGGGCGCCCGCGCGGCCGCGCTCGTCACCCGCCGTCCTGGGGACGCCCGGTTGCGCCGCATCGGCACCTCGCGCGCGGGCGCGCCCCTGTGGCTGCTCTCCATCGGTCACGGCAGCCGGAACGTCCTCGTCGTCGCCGGACCGCACGCCAACGAGCCCGTCGGCGGTGCCACCGCCCTGAACCTGGCCGAGCGCGCCCTCGCCGACCCCCGGCTCACCGAGGGCGCCGACGCCACCTGGAACCTGCTGCTGTGCCTGGACCCCGACGGCTCCCGCCGCAACGAGGGCTGGCTGGGCGGCCCGTACACCCTGGGGCGCTACTTCCGGAACTTCTTCCGGCCCGGCTTCCTGGAGCAGCCCGAGTGGCTGCCCGACGGCGCGGCGGCGGCCGCCCTGCCGGAGACGCGCGCCCTGCTCGCGGTCCAGGACGAGCTGCGCCCCCTCCTGCAGTGCTCGCTGCACGGCGTCGACGTCGGCGGCGGCTTCGCCGAGCTCACCTGCGACCTGCCCGGCCTCGCCCCGCGCCTCGCCCGCATCGCGGCCCGGCTCGGCATCCCGCGCGAACTCGGCGCGTACGACGCCCTGTACTGGCCCGTCCTCGGCCCCGCCGTCTACCGGATCCCGCCACCGCACCGGGGCGACCTGGCCGCGGCCATCACCGAGGCCGCCGTCGAGTCGACCTGGTTCCACCCGCACCGGCACGGCACCGTCACCGCGGTCGTCGAGGCCCCCATGTGGGGCGTGGCCGCCGTGGAGGACGCCGCGCCGGCCACCGACCGGGAGCCGGTCCTGCGCACCGTCAGTCACGCCCTGCGCCGCGACACCCGCCTCCTCGACGGCATCCTCGGCCGCCTCCGCCCCCGGCTCGCGCCCACCCCGGACACGGCGGCCCTGCTCGCGGCGATCGACGACTACCTGCTGGTCTGCCCCGGCCTCGCCGACGCCTGGGACCCCGACCGAGCGGCGAGCCAGGCCCGGCCTCTCCCGCCGTTCACCAACGGCCATCTGGCCGCCCTGCGCATCGCCTGGCGCCGGCTGACCCTGCGCACGGCCGGGCTGCTGCACCGCCTGGCGCTGAGCGTGGGCCATGACGCGGCCGCGGAGCTGGACCGCCTCATCGACACCTGGTGCGCCGACTACGGCCCCGACGGCTGCCGGGCGCGCTGGATCCCGGTGGCGCGCCAGGCCGAGTACCAGACGCGTGTGGTGCTCGGCACGTTCGAACTGGCGCTCCGGTACGGGGGTGTTCGCTCCCGTTCGGGTGAGTCGGACTGGGGCCGGGAGACCGCCGTGCCGATGCACAGGGAATGA
- a CDS encoding SSI family serine proteinase inhibitor, translating to MTHTTTAKAVRGALLAAAALLALGPATTAQAAPRDAAQGDWLYLTVTGGDLGSGDTHGTLLLCDPPLGHAHAAEACAELDAANGDIDRIPPRTDTLCPMIYDPVTAQARGVWKGQRVEYLKTFSNACELGVRTRSVFAFDM from the coding sequence ATGACCCACACCACCACGGCGAAGGCCGTACGAGGCGCCCTGCTCGCGGCGGCCGCCCTCCTCGCCCTCGGCCCGGCGACGACCGCCCAGGCGGCCCCGCGGGACGCGGCCCAGGGCGACTGGCTCTACCTCACCGTCACCGGCGGTGACCTCGGCTCCGGCGACACCCACGGCACCCTGCTGCTGTGCGACCCGCCCCTCGGGCACGCCCACGCGGCCGAGGCCTGCGCCGAACTCGACGCGGCGAACGGCGACATCGACCGCATCCCGCCGCGCACCGACACCCTCTGCCCGATGATCTACGACCCGGTGACCGCCCAGGCGCGCGGGGTGTGGAAGGGGCAGCGGGTCGAGTACCTCAAGACGTTCTCCAACGCCTGCGAGCTGGGCGTGCGCACGCGGTCGGTGTTCGCGTTCGACATGTGA